In Populus alba chromosome 9, ASM523922v2, whole genome shotgun sequence, a genomic segment contains:
- the LOC118053772 gene encoding non-specific lipid-transfer protein 8: MNSSSVVVAAMAALMMFLLLAPISDAAISCSDVMKDLRPCVNYLTSGTGKPPSACCAGASALQSAASSSADKKAACECIKSASKSLNPNPQLAQALPANCGINLPYTISPSVDCSKIS; encoded by the exons ATGAACTCTTCAAGTGTAGTGGTGGCAGCAATGGCTGCTCTAATGATGTTTCTTTTACTTGCCCCAATTTCTGACGCTGCGATTTCCTGCAGTGATGTGATGAAGGACCTGAGGCCTTGTGTGAACTACCTTACGAGCGGCACTGGGAAACCACCTTCTGCATGCTGTGCAGGAGCCTCAGCTCTTCAATCGGCTGCATCAAGCTCAGCCGATAAGAAGGCAGCTTGTGAGTGTATCAAATCAGCTTCGAAGTCATTAAATCCAAACCCCCAGTTAGCCCAGGCTCTTCCGGCTAACTGTGGAATCAACTTGCCTTACACTATTTCTCCCAGTGTTGATTGTTCCAA GATTAGTTAG